The following are encoded in a window of Polynucleobacter sp. VK25 genomic DNA:
- a CDS encoding DUF484 family protein — MSAIDPKQAEQEELVAEWLRATPGFFERYADLFNEIRIKHPHEDRAISLQERQMTVLRTQNQELNRRLSEMLHFGSRNDKTQQSLVAWLLRLMKANNKADVEAAITSGLAEVFEVESAQLLSPNSAFGPWIDTPLCGSAKELAAASVDLLASQTTIDPEWQSMVAIGLPLGKSVGATQSPAVLLLASKDESRFTADMGAFYLRQIAELTAAALDRIQAYEIKGD; from the coding sequence ATGAGCGCAATCGATCCAAAGCAAGCCGAGCAAGAAGAATTAGTTGCTGAGTGGTTGCGTGCAACCCCAGGGTTTTTTGAGCGTTACGCCGATCTATTTAATGAGATTCGGATCAAGCACCCACATGAAGATCGCGCAATCTCATTGCAAGAGCGTCAGATGACGGTATTGCGTACACAAAATCAAGAACTCAATCGTCGCTTAAGTGAGATGCTGCACTTTGGTAGTCGCAACGACAAAACCCAACAAAGTTTGGTTGCCTGGTTATTGCGCCTGATGAAGGCGAACAATAAGGCTGATGTTGAGGCTGCCATTACTTCGGGTTTAGCTGAGGTCTTTGAGGTCGAGTCTGCACAATTGTTGTCGCCTAATTCAGCATTTGGTCCTTGGATCGATACCCCTTTGTGTGGTTCGGCAAAAGAGTTGGCCGCTGCTAGCGTAGACCTCTTAGCAAGCCAAACCACCATTGATCCTGAATGGCAAAGCATGGTGGCTATTGGTTTGCCGCTTGGCAAAAGTGTTGGCGCTACTCAATCACCAGCGGTGTTATTGCTAGCAAGTAAAGATGAGTCACGCTTTACAGCGGATATGGGTGCTTTCTATTTGCGTCAGATTGCTGAACTAACAGCTGCAGCTTTGGATCGTATCCAGGCTTATGAAATTAAAGGCGACTGA
- the rodA gene encoding rod shape-determining protein RodA codes for MEKSPLIKVKGFFFGIFAGLDRQLGLILLGLAAVGFFTFLSASQNTPVQIADELRNLALSFVVMWLVSRIPPKWLEMGAVWIYGFGVALLIAVAAFGLIKKGARRWLNIGIVIQPSEIMKIAMPLMLAWYFQKREGIQKSWDYGVAAIILAIPVFLIARQPDLGTALLVFAAGMYVIILAGLPWKWILPFVGLGVIGILLIIIFGGTICAHDVVWPFVHDYQKHRICTLLDPTSDPLGKGFHTIQSMIAIGSGGFFGKGWFQGTQAHLEFIPEKHTDFVFAVFSEEFGLLGNLVLLALFFALIKRGLTISASAPNLFTRLLGAAVTLIFFTYAFVNIGMVSGLLPVVGVPLPFISYGGTALVTLGFGAGILMSIHRHRRLVQS; via the coding sequence ATGGAAAAGAGCCCCTTAATAAAAGTTAAAGGATTTTTCTTTGGTATCTTTGCTGGCTTAGACCGCCAGCTAGGCCTTATTTTGCTTGGCTTAGCGGCTGTTGGCTTTTTTACTTTTTTATCTGCCAGTCAAAATACACCTGTACAAATTGCAGATGAGTTACGCAATCTTGCGCTCTCATTTGTGGTGATGTGGCTTGTCTCACGCATTCCACCAAAGTGGTTGGAGATGGGTGCAGTTTGGATTTATGGATTTGGTGTTGCCCTTTTGATTGCAGTGGCTGCATTTGGATTAATTAAAAAAGGTGCGCGTCGTTGGCTCAATATTGGTATTGTGATTCAGCCATCTGAGATCATGAAGATTGCAATGCCACTCATGCTCGCCTGGTACTTTCAAAAGCGTGAGGGCATTCAAAAATCTTGGGACTATGGAGTTGCCGCAATCATCTTAGCAATTCCCGTGTTCTTAATTGCCCGCCAACCAGACTTGGGTACTGCGTTACTTGTTTTTGCCGCAGGGATGTATGTCATTATTTTGGCGGGGCTACCCTGGAAATGGATCCTGCCATTTGTAGGGCTAGGCGTTATTGGTATTTTGTTAATCATTATTTTCGGCGGCACTATTTGTGCACATGATGTGGTTTGGCCATTTGTTCACGACTATCAAAAGCATCGCATCTGCACTTTGCTTGATCCCACTAGCGATCCATTAGGAAAAGGTTTTCACACGATTCAATCGATGATTGCAATTGGTTCAGGTGGCTTCTTTGGCAAAGGCTGGTTCCAAGGAACTCAAGCGCACCTGGAATTCATTCCAGAAAAACATACCGACTTTGTGTTTGCTGTTTTTTCGGAAGAGTTTGGCTTATTGGGTAACCTGGTATTGCTAGCACTTTTCTTTGCATTGATTAAGCGGGGTCTTACTATCTCCGCAAGTGCTCCAAACTTATTCACACGATTACTCGGCGCAGCGGTCACCTTAATTTTCTTTACCTATGCATTTGTGAACATCGGCATGGTGAGCGGCCTATTACCAGTTGTTGGTGTCCCACTGCCATTCATTAGCTACGGTGGCACTGCGCTTGTAACTTTAGGCTTTGGGGCTGGAATACTCATGAGTATTCATCGTCATCGTCGATTAGTGCAAAGCTAA
- the gatC gene encoding Asp-tRNA(Asn)/Glu-tRNA(Gln) amidotransferase subunit GatC: MKLDDVQRIAHLSRLELNQAEAEAVLPQLQAIFSLVEEMQAVDTTGLEPLAHPILFLRDLAQPMRVDQVTESDHRAENMQSAPAQHEGYFLVPKVIE, encoded by the coding sequence ATGAAACTTGATGATGTCCAGCGCATTGCGCACCTATCCAGGCTTGAATTAAATCAGGCAGAAGCAGAGGCAGTTTTGCCTCAATTGCAGGCCATTTTTTCCTTGGTTGAGGAAATGCAGGCAGTTGATACAACCGGTCTTGAACCTTTGGCTCACCCAATCCTCTTTTTGCGTGATTTGGCCCAACCTATGCGAGTTGACCAAGTCACCGAGTCAGATCATCGTGCCGAAAACATGCAATCTGCCCCTGCTCAGCATGAGGGCTACTTCTTGGTGCCAAAGGTGATCGAATGA
- a CDS encoding rod shape-determining protein codes for MFGFFRSYFSNDLAIDLGTANTLIYMRERGIVLDEPSVVAIRQEGGPNGKKTILAVGKEAKAMLGRVPGNIEAIRPMKDGVIADFTITEQMLKQFIKLVHESKLLKPSPRIIICVPCGSTQVERRAIRESALGAGASQVFLIEEPMAAAIGSGLPVSEAAGSMVVDIGGGTTEVGVMSLGGMVYKGSVRVGGDKFDEAITNYIRRNYGMLIGEQTAELIKKTIGSAFPGAEVREMEVKGRNLSEGIPRSFTVTSNEILEALTDPLNQIVTAVKAALEQIPPELASDIAERGMMLTGGGALLRDLDRLLLEETGLPIHVAEDPLTCVARGCGIALERMDKLGGVFSHE; via the coding sequence ATGTTTGGTTTTTTCCGCAGCTACTTTTCTAATGACCTAGCCATCGACCTAGGAACCGCCAACACCTTAATTTATATGCGTGAGCGGGGTATTGTCCTTGATGAACCTTCTGTTGTGGCAATTCGCCAAGAAGGTGGTCCAAACGGCAAAAAGACCATTTTGGCTGTCGGCAAAGAGGCAAAAGCGATGTTAGGGCGCGTTCCGGGGAATATTGAGGCGATTCGCCCAATGAAAGACGGCGTTATTGCCGACTTCACGATTACCGAACAAATGCTCAAGCAATTTATCAAGCTTGTGCACGAAAGCAAATTATTAAAGCCAAGCCCACGCATCATCATTTGTGTTCCTTGTGGATCTACCCAAGTTGAGCGTCGCGCGATTCGCGAATCTGCATTAGGCGCTGGTGCATCGCAAGTATTTTTGATTGAAGAACCAATGGCAGCTGCAATTGGTTCTGGCTTGCCAGTTTCTGAAGCAGCAGGTTCAATGGTTGTTGACATCGGCGGTGGCACAACTGAAGTTGGCGTGATGTCATTAGGCGGCATGGTTTACAAAGGCTCTGTTCGTGTTGGTGGCGATAAGTTTGATGAAGCCATTACCAATTACATTCGTCGTAACTACGGCATGTTGATTGGTGAGCAAACTGCTGAGTTGATCAAGAAAACAATTGGCTCTGCTTTCCCTGGCGCCGAAGTGCGCGAGATGGAAGTTAAAGGTCGCAATCTTTCTGAAGGTATTCCACGTAGCTTCACAGTTACTAGCAATGAAATCCTTGAAGCATTAACTGATCCATTGAATCAAATCGTGACTGCAGTTAAAGCGGCTCTCGAGCAGATTCCACCTGAGTTGGCATCCGACATTGCTGAGCGCGGCATGATGCTTACAGGCGGCGGCGCCTTATTGCGCGACCTCGATCGCCTCTTGTTGGAAGAAACTGGTTTGCCGATTCATGTTGCAGAAGATCCATTAACCTGCGTGGCTCGTGGTTGCGGTATCGCACTTGAGCGCATGGATAAGTTAGGCGGAGTGTTCTCGCACGAGTAA
- a CDS encoding tyrosine recombinase XerC, with protein MKLKATDLHPLMQEYLHELHVLRQLSPHTLKAYGMDLSDLQNFALEDSVELLKVSNGHVRRWAGRLHSKGKSSRSIARALSAWRGWYDWLTEKDARRDARAGKVTSNLAANPVDDVKAPKRLKSLPKALSVEQALALVNQAVKEAEEKKDLESIRDAAIIDLLYSSGLRLSELLGIDVMQSKDRQHESAGWLDWDAAEVTVLGKGGKRRSVPVGMPAMKSLTAWRQLRDAGSYSEESIALFLSATGKRLSPRTVQARLRTLAMRAGLPTHVHPHMMRHSFASHVLQSSQDLRAVQEMLGHASIASTQIYTSLDFQHLAQAYDKAHPRAKAGKD; from the coding sequence ATGAAATTAAAGGCGACTGATCTCCACCCCCTCATGCAAGAGTATTTGCATGAGCTTCATGTATTGCGTCAACTCTCGCCGCATACGCTCAAAGCGTACGGCATGGATCTGAGTGATCTCCAAAATTTTGCGCTTGAAGACTCTGTTGAATTATTAAAAGTTAGCAATGGCCATGTGCGCCGTTGGGCGGGACGCTTGCATTCCAAAGGTAAATCCTCGAGAAGTATTGCAAGAGCGTTGTCAGCATGGCGTGGTTGGTATGACTGGCTTACAGAAAAAGATGCCAGGCGTGATGCACGCGCAGGCAAGGTCACTAGTAACCTTGCCGCTAATCCAGTGGATGATGTGAAGGCGCCTAAGCGTTTAAAGTCTTTGCCTAAGGCGTTATCAGTTGAGCAGGCACTCGCCTTAGTGAATCAAGCAGTTAAAGAGGCTGAAGAAAAAAAGGATTTGGAATCAATTCGTGATGCAGCGATTATTGATTTGCTCTACTCCTCGGGTTTACGTCTATCTGAACTCTTGGGCATTGATGTGATGCAAAGTAAGGACCGTCAGCATGAATCTGCTGGCTGGTTAGATTGGGATGCGGCGGAAGTGACTGTTTTAGGTAAGGGCGGTAAACGACGTTCAGTACCTGTTGGTATGCCCGCAATGAAATCACTTACTGCATGGCGACAGTTGCGGGATGCTGGAAGTTACTCAGAAGAATCGATTGCCTTATTTTTGTCAGCCACCGGCAAGCGCTTATCACCGCGTACGGTGCAAGCCAGATTGCGTACTTTGGCTATGCGCGCTGGCTTACCAACCCATGTGCACCCTCATATGATGCGCCACAGTTTTGCAAGTCATGTACTGCAATCCTCACAAGATTTACGTGCAGTGCAGGAGATGTTGGGGCATGCCAGCATTGCCAGTACCCAGATTTATACCTCCTTAGATTTTCAGCACCTCGCTCAGGCATACGATAAAGCGCATCCACGCGCAAAGGCTGGCAAAGACTGA
- the gatA gene encoding Asp-tRNA(Asn)/Glu-tRNA(Gln) amidotransferase subunit GatA, with the protein MSWHNTPIALMAKALAAKEVSSTELTQYFLDRIEAGKQWNAYLDVNAHLSLEQANKADKLISSGKASKLTGIPVAHKDVFVTRGWKSTAASKILEGYQSPFDATVVANLGIPDENNPHGAGMVCLGKTNMDEFAMGSSNENSAFGPVLNPWNSAHVAGGSSGGSAAAVAAGLAPIATGTDTGGSIRQPAAFCGLTGIKPSYGRVSRYGMIAYASSLDQAGPMGKTAEDCALLLTAMSSHDPRDSTSLADSGEDYGRYLNQSWKEGNANSAKPLEGLRVGLPKEFFAEGLASDVAKSVNEAAKQLESLGATLVEVSLPKTKLSIPVYYVLAPAEASSNLSRFDGVRYGYRANEYRDLNDMYAKSRTEGFGAEVKRRIMIGTYVLCHGYYDAYYLQAQKIRRIIAADFQAAFNQCNVILGPVAPDVAWRLGEKSKDPVQMYLEDIYTLSTNLAGLPAMSVPCGFNGNNLPIGMQLIGNYFSEARLLQVAHQYQQASDWHLRPASEVA; encoded by the coding sequence ATGAGCTGGCACAACACCCCTATTGCCTTAATGGCAAAAGCGCTTGCTGCAAAAGAGGTCTCCAGTACCGAATTAACCCAGTACTTTTTGGACCGGATTGAAGCTGGAAAACAGTGGAATGCCTATCTTGATGTGAATGCTCACTTAAGCTTAGAGCAAGCAAATAAAGCAGATAAGCTTATTTCTTCGGGCAAAGCCAGTAAGTTAACTGGTATCCCTGTTGCGCATAAGGATGTCTTTGTAACGCGTGGCTGGAAGTCGACTGCGGCCTCCAAAATCTTGGAGGGATACCAAAGTCCTTTCGACGCTACGGTAGTTGCTAATCTGGGGATCCCAGATGAAAACAATCCCCATGGTGCTGGCATGGTTTGCTTGGGCAAAACCAATATGGACGAGTTCGCCATGGGCTCATCCAATGAAAACTCCGCCTTTGGACCAGTCTTAAATCCCTGGAATTCTGCTCACGTAGCCGGCGGATCCTCCGGTGGTTCTGCTGCAGCTGTTGCTGCTGGCTTAGCCCCGATCGCCACTGGCACTGATACTGGTGGCTCGATTCGTCAACCAGCGGCATTCTGTGGTCTCACTGGAATTAAGCCTAGTTATGGGCGCGTATCTCGTTACGGCATGATTGCCTACGCCTCTTCACTTGATCAGGCTGGCCCGATGGGTAAGACTGCCGAAGACTGTGCTTTGCTGCTGACTGCAATGTCTTCGCATGATCCACGTGACTCCACCTCTTTGGCTGACTCAGGAGAGGACTATGGTCGCTATCTCAACCAGAGCTGGAAAGAAGGCAATGCAAATTCTGCGAAACCATTAGAGGGTTTACGTGTCGGTTTGCCAAAAGAATTTTTTGCTGAGGGATTAGCAAGTGATGTTGCTAAATCCGTTAACGAGGCAGCCAAGCAGTTAGAAAGCTTGGGCGCGACATTAGTTGAAGTGAGTCTGCCAAAAACCAAGTTATCTATCCCGGTGTATTACGTTTTAGCACCAGCAGAAGCATCAAGTAACCTGAGTCGCTTTGATGGTGTGCGTTATGGATATCGCGCGAACGAATATCGTGACCTTAATGATATGTATGCAAAGTCACGTACTGAAGGTTTTGGTGCAGAGGTGAAGCGCCGCATCATGATTGGCACTTATGTTCTTTGCCATGGTTACTATGATGCGTACTATCTGCAAGCGCAAAAAATTCGCCGGATTATTGCGGCTGATTTTCAAGCGGCTTTCAATCAGTGTAATGTCATCCTCGGGCCCGTAGCCCCTGATGTGGCTTGGCGTTTGGGTGAGAAGTCAAAAGATCCCGTGCAAATGTACTTAGAAGATATTTACACGCTCTCAACAAACCTAGCAGGATTGCCAGCGATGAGCGTTCCTTGTGGATTTAATGGAAATAACTTACCTATTGGTATGCAATTGATTGGTAATTATTTTTCTGAAGCGCGTTTGTTGCAAGTGGCTCACCAATATCAGCAGGCCAGTGATTGGCATTTGCGTCCAGCAAGCGAGGTGGCATGA
- the mreD gene encoding rod shape-determining protein MreD has product MIDFQSGYILRPVNPVFIYFSLFCALLLNLLPIGNYGWVPDWLILCIVFWNIHQHRYVSVITAFILGLMMDVHNSDLLGLHAFSYSLVAYVAISWHRRIVALTVLSQALHLLPIFLLVSLFPVLAHWLLSGELYWWALTGAIQALIEAMLWPLATRILLAPQRRPIDVDHNRPL; this is encoded by the coding sequence ATGATCGATTTCCAGAGCGGCTACATCCTGCGCCCGGTAAATCCGGTCTTCATTTATTTCAGTTTGTTTTGTGCGCTGCTATTAAACCTATTGCCCATTGGTAATTATGGCTGGGTGCCCGATTGGTTAATTCTGTGCATTGTGTTTTGGAACATTCATCAGCATCGCTATGTGAGCGTGATCACCGCCTTCATTCTTGGTTTGATGATGGATGTACACAATTCAGATTTGCTGGGCTTGCATGCATTTAGCTATTCGCTCGTTGCATACGTCGCCATCTCCTGGCATAGACGCATTGTGGCTCTCACGGTTCTCTCACAGGCATTACATCTACTTCCTATTTTCTTATTGGTATCGCTATTCCCCGTACTGGCCCATTGGCTTCTGAGTGGCGAACTCTATTGGTGGGCCTTAACAGGCGCCATTCAAGCACTGATTGAGGCCATGCTCTGGCCGTTGGCCACGCGCATCTTGCTTGCGCCGCAGCGTCGCCCTATAGACGTTGATCACAATCGACCGCTCTAA
- the mrdA gene encoding penicillin-binding protein 2, translated as MVSFKKPDLDSFQERIHIATLFVTFCFLLLITRLVWLQLVSHGKYALLAESNRIALVPAPANRGLLIDRNGIVIGRNYSALTLDVNAEEVKGNVDQLINDLSEIIAISPRDRRNFKRSLEDSRNMGTFPLRSMLNETETARFMANRYRFPGVEIRARSFREYPYNELASHLIGYIGRVSQRDKERMQAEIEGAKADDPDALQASFLPGIQYVGKIGLEQSYETVLRGVPGYDQVEITAGGKPVRTLSSAPSVPGKNVVLSVDIKLQYLVEQLYGNFRGAFVAIEPETGDVLAFVSKPNFNPNDFVEGIDSVTWKELNDSPQKPLYNRPLKGIYPPGSTYKPFMALAALENKKRTPSQSISDPGYFDFGNHTFRDDKKGGHGIVDMQKSIVESCDTYYYMLARDMGVNMMHDFMKPLGFGQITGIDLQGEARGVLPSTEWKKNTFKKPEQQKWYEGETISLGIGQGYNAFTILQLAHAMANVANNGIVMKPHLVKAIEDPFTRNRVLTTPKESYRIDLNAENIEVIKKAMLEVNISGTSAAAFKGTGYQVGGKTGTAQVFSLNSKEYKHGSTAEFLRDHALYIAFAPAEKPTIVIAMVVENAGFGAQYAAPIARKALDFYIEGKWPKEIPEWKRAP; from the coding sequence ATGGTTTCATTTAAAAAACCGGATCTCGACTCATTCCAAGAGCGCATTCATATTGCGACTCTCTTTGTCACGTTTTGCTTTTTACTACTCATTACTCGACTGGTATGGTTGCAACTGGTTAGTCATGGCAAATATGCCTTGCTTGCAGAGAGTAATCGCATCGCCTTAGTTCCCGCACCAGCAAATCGTGGTCTTTTAATTGATCGCAATGGCATCGTCATTGGTAGAAATTACTCAGCTCTCACCCTGGATGTAAATGCGGAAGAAGTTAAAGGCAATGTTGATCAGCTAATCAATGATCTTTCTGAAATCATTGCAATCTCCCCTAGAGATCGCCGTAATTTCAAGCGATCCTTAGAAGATTCCCGGAATATGGGCACTTTTCCCCTGCGATCCATGCTCAATGAGACCGAAACAGCCCGTTTTATGGCCAATCGCTACCGTTTTCCTGGGGTCGAAATCCGTGCCAGAAGCTTTCGGGAGTACCCGTACAACGAATTAGCCTCCCACCTAATTGGCTATATTGGGCGCGTTTCTCAGCGCGACAAAGAGCGCATGCAGGCTGAAATTGAGGGCGCTAAAGCAGATGACCCCGATGCATTACAAGCCTCCTTCTTGCCCGGTATTCAGTATGTAGGAAAGATTGGTTTAGAGCAAAGTTATGAAACTGTTTTGCGCGGTGTGCCTGGATACGATCAAGTAGAAATTACTGCGGGCGGCAAACCAGTGCGAACACTTTCTAGTGCACCATCGGTGCCGGGCAAGAATGTGGTTCTCTCGGTGGATATCAAGTTGCAATATTTAGTAGAGCAACTGTATGGCAATTTTCGCGGTGCGTTTGTAGCGATTGAACCGGAGACGGGCGATGTATTGGCGTTTGTCTCTAAGCCTAACTTCAATCCAAACGACTTTGTTGAAGGTATTGATTCGGTTACCTGGAAAGAGCTCAATGACTCTCCGCAGAAGCCACTATATAACCGCCCACTCAAAGGCATCTACCCACCTGGATCAACTTACAAACCATTCATGGCGCTAGCTGCTTTAGAAAATAAAAAGCGCACCCCATCGCAATCCATTTCCGATCCTGGTTACTTTGATTTTGGTAATCACACCTTCCGCGATGATAAAAAAGGTGGTCACGGTATTGTCGATATGCAAAAGTCGATTGTTGAGTCTTGTGACACCTACTACTACATGCTTGCGCGCGATATGGGTGTAAATATGATGCATGACTTTATGAAGCCATTGGGTTTTGGCCAAATTACTGGAATTGATTTGCAAGGTGAGGCAAGAGGTGTTCTGCCATCTACCGAGTGGAAGAAAAATACTTTCAAAAAACCAGAGCAACAAAAATGGTACGAAGGTGAAACGATTTCCTTGGGCATTGGACAGGGCTATAACGCCTTCACTATTTTGCAATTGGCACATGCCATGGCTAACGTTGCCAACAATGGCATCGTCATGAAGCCGCATTTAGTAAAAGCCATTGAAGATCCATTTACACGTAATAGAGTTCTTACGACTCCAAAAGAAAGTTATCGCATTGATCTCAATGCTGAGAATATTGAAGTGATTAAGAAAGCCATGCTTGAAGTAAATATTTCAGGCACTTCAGCGGCGGCGTTTAAAGGAACTGGTTACCAAGTTGGCGGCAAGACCGGAACTGCCCAAGTCTTTAGTTTGAACTCAAAAGAATATAAGCATGGCTCAACCGCAGAGTTTTTACGCGACCATGCCTTGTACATTGCTTTTGCACCAGCGGAGAAGCCAACTATTGTGATTGCAATGGTTGTAGAGAATGCAGGCTTCGGTGCGCAATATGCTGCTCCAATTGCACGCAAAGCATTGGACTTCTACATAGAAGGCAAGTGGCCTAAGGAGATTCCTGAATGGAAAAGAGCCCCTTAA
- the mreC gene encoding rod shape-determining protein MreC: MQHSAPPLFRQGIPALLKLIVCLSISIALMLIDFRFKALDPIRNNVNWILRPLEYVMMAPRNALEATSEYFTTRSTLDQENQVMKVRQAELSLLANQSEFLMVENQNLRELMTLQKQVPFKTLPVEILFNPPNPISQRIVINRGSNDGLKLGNPIANDSGILGQVVRLYERSAEVSLLEDRDFAVPVQVARNGLRAAVFGAGRGNPLELRYLPVASDLEVGDILLTSGIDGVYPPGFAVAVISKIERNADKNSSNVFCVPVAAVNRYRQALALLYDPQFDAKAPVSNKSATGAPLTNTPGRRQTRARGMQ; the protein is encoded by the coding sequence TTGCAACATAGCGCTCCACCACTTTTCAGACAGGGCATTCCGGCCTTACTCAAACTGATTGTCTGTCTGTCGATCAGCATCGCTCTGATGCTGATCGATTTTCGTTTTAAAGCACTCGATCCCATTCGCAATAATGTGAATTGGATTTTGCGTCCCCTCGAATACGTCATGATGGCGCCGCGCAATGCACTCGAAGCAACATCTGAATACTTCACCACAAGATCTACGCTTGACCAAGAAAACCAAGTCATGAAAGTGCGTCAAGCAGAGCTTTCATTGTTGGCAAATCAATCCGAATTTTTGATGGTGGAAAACCAAAACCTGCGCGAGCTCATGACTTTGCAAAAACAGGTGCCATTCAAAACATTGCCAGTAGAAATTTTGTTTAATCCGCCAAATCCAATTTCACAGCGCATTGTGATTAATCGCGGCAGCAATGATGGCTTGAAGCTTGGGAACCCAATTGCCAATGATTCTGGCATCTTGGGCCAAGTCGTTCGTCTATATGAACGTTCTGCCGAGGTTTCCCTGCTGGAGGATCGCGATTTTGCGGTTCCGGTCCAAGTTGCACGCAATGGACTTCGTGCTGCCGTATTTGGCGCAGGGCGCGGCAACCCCCTAGAGCTGCGCTATTTACCGGTAGCTAGCGATTTGGAGGTCGGCGATATCTTGCTAACCTCCGGAATTGATGGTGTTTATCCCCCAGGGTTTGCGGTAGCCGTCATTAGCAAAATTGAGCGTAATGCCGATAAAAATTCTTCCAATGTATTTTGCGTACCGGTTGCAGCAGTCAATCGCTATCGTCAAGCGCTTGCGCTTTTATATGACCCGCAGTTTGATGCCAAGGCGCCAGTGAGTAACAAGTCCGCCACTGGGGCGCCCTTAACAAACACGCCAGGCAGACGCCAAACTCGTGCGCGAGGAATGCAATGA
- the gatB gene encoding Asp-tRNA(Asn)/Glu-tRNA(Gln) amidotransferase subunit GatB has protein sequence MMQWEVVIGLETHAQLQTQSKIFSGASTRFGAEPNTQACAVDLALPGVLPVLNRQAVEHAIRFGLAVNAKISPASIFARKNYFYPDLPKGYQISQMEIPVVVGGHLEILVGEEVKVVELTRAHMEEDAGKSVHEEGFTGPHGEPSSGIDLNRAGTPLLEIVTEPVMRSAAEAVAYAKALHGLVVWLGVCDGNMQEGSFRCDANVSVRPKGQAEFGTRCEIKNLNSFRFLEEAIQYEVRRQIELIEDGGTVVQETRLYDPDRGETRSMRSKEDANDYRYFPDPDLLPVVIDDAWIADVHSKMPALPAQLREQWQSEFGLSAYDAQLLTQDRDTAKVFEELLVIVGKPLAKAAANLIAGEFASSLKRAGIATADAPLKAEHLAPLLTRVADGTISNKIAKDIFAILWEEAIAGKAISTVDQVIDAKGLKQISDSGAIEAIIDQVLAANQKSVEEFRSGKEKAFNALVGRIMKASQGKANPGQVNELLRKKLG, from the coding sequence ATGATGCAATGGGAAGTCGTTATTGGTCTAGAGACCCACGCACAACTACAAACGCAGTCCAAAATTTTTAGTGGTGCAAGTACGCGCTTTGGTGCTGAGCCCAATACACAAGCATGCGCAGTGGATCTGGCATTACCTGGTGTATTGCCAGTACTGAATCGTCAAGCCGTTGAGCATGCCATTCGTTTTGGTTTGGCAGTGAATGCCAAGATTTCTCCAGCGAGCATCTTTGCGCGCAAAAACTATTTCTATCCCGATCTACCTAAGGGTTATCAAATTAGCCAGATGGAAATACCGGTTGTTGTTGGTGGGCATCTCGAAATCTTGGTGGGCGAAGAAGTGAAAGTGGTTGAACTCACTCGTGCCCATATGGAAGAAGACGCTGGCAAGTCTGTGCATGAAGAGGGCTTCACAGGCCCCCATGGCGAACCCTCTAGTGGCATTGACTTAAATCGCGCCGGTACGCCACTCCTCGAGATCGTGACCGAACCGGTCATGCGTAGTGCTGCTGAGGCAGTCGCCTACGCTAAAGCCTTGCATGGCCTGGTCGTTTGGCTCGGTGTTTGTGACGGCAATATGCAAGAAGGCTCTTTCCGCTGCGATGCCAACGTTTCAGTGCGCCCTAAAGGTCAGGCTGAGTTTGGTACCCGCTGCGAAATCAAGAACTTGAACTCCTTCCGCTTTTTGGAAGAAGCCATTCAATATGAAGTCCGTCGTCAAATTGAGTTAATCGAAGACGGTGGCACTGTTGTTCAAGAAACCCGTTTGTACGATCCCGATCGCGGCGAAACGCGTAGCATGCGTAGCAAAGAAGATGCGAATGACTACCGCTACTTCCCCGATCCTGACTTACTTCCTGTTGTGATTGATGATGCGTGGATTGCAGATGTTCACAGCAAGATGCCTGCATTGCCTGCGCAATTACGTGAGCAGTGGCAAAGTGAATTTGGATTAAGCGCCTACGATGCGCAGCTTCTCACGCAAGATCGTGACACCGCAAAAGTATTTGAAGAGCTGTTGGTAATTGTCGGTAAGCCATTAGCAAAAGCGGCTGCCAATTTAATTGCTGGCGAGTTCGCCTCATCCTTAAAACGTGCAGGTATTGCAACAGCAGATGCACCATTAAAGGCAGAGCATTTGGCGCCATTGTTGACGCGTGTAGCTGACGGCACAATTTCTAACAAGATTGCTAAAGACATCTTTGCCATTCTTTGGGAAGAAGCCATTGCAGGTAAAGCCATCAGCACGGTTGATCAGGTGATTGACGCCAAAGGCTTGAAACAGATTAGTGATAGCGGCGCCATTGAAGCCATCATCGATCAAGTATTAGCTGCCAACCAGAAGTCTGTTGAAGAGTTCCGCTCTGGCAAAGAGAAAGCGTTTAATGCATTGGTAGGGCGGATCATGAAAGCCTCCCAAGGTAAGGCTAACCCAGGTCAGGTAAATGAGCTTTTACGCAAGAAGCTTGGCTAA